A genome region from Meleagris gallopavo isolate NT-WF06-2002-E0010 breed Aviagen turkey brand Nicholas breeding stock chromosome 9, Turkey_5.1, whole genome shotgun sequence includes the following:
- the NONO gene encoding non-POU domain-containing octamer-binding protein isoform X1, which translates to MQGNKGFNMDKQNHAPRKQHQHQHQQHPPPSIPANGQQANSQKQLCTLFPSDEGLTIDLKNFRKPGEKTFTQRSRLFVGNLPPDITEEEMRKLFEKYGKAGEVFIHKDKGFGFIRLETRTLAEIAKVELDNMPLRGKQLRVRFACHSASLTVRNLPQFVSNELLEEAFSVFGQVERAVVIVDDRGRSSGKGIVEFSGKPAARKALDRCSDGSFLLTTFPRPVTVEPMDQYDDEEGLPEKLVIKNQQYHKEREQPPRFAQPGSFEYEYAMRWKALIEMEKQQQEQVDRNIKEAREKLEMEMEAARHEHQVMLMRQDLMRRQEELRRMEELHNQEVQKRKQLEIRQEEERRRREEEMRRQQEEMMRRQQEGFKGNFADAREPPDMRMGQMGMGGTIGMNNRGAMGGTNVPAAAPPAAGPGAMIPDGAMGMTPPPPADRFGQGSTMEGLGAMGGNPPAFNRGNPGGEFGPNKRRRY; encoded by the exons ATGCAGGGCAACAAAGGCTTCAACATGGACAAACAGAACCACGCGCCGCGgaagcagcaccagcaccaacACCAGCAGCACCCGCCGCCCTCCATCCCCGCCAACGGGCAGCAGGCCAACAGTCAGA AGCAGCTGTGTACCTTATTCCCCTCAGATGAAGGCCTGACCATCGACCTGAAGAATTTCCGGAAACCTGGGGAAAAAACCTTCACCCAAAGAAGCCGCCTCTTTGTGGGCAATCTGCCCCCAGACATTACAGAGGAAGAGATGAGAAAGTTGTTTGAGAAGTATGGCAAGGCAGGGGAAGTCTTCATACACAAGGACAAAGGCTTTGGCTTTATCAGGCTG GAAACTCGCACTCTGGCAGAGATTGCAAAAGTGGAACTAGACAACATGCCTCTCCGTGGGAAGCAGCTCAGAGTGCGCTTTGCGTGCCACAGCGCATCGCTGACAGTCAGGAACCTGCCTCAGTTCGTGTCCAATGAGCTCCTGGAGGAAGCCTTCTCTGTGTTTGGCCAGGTGGAAAGGGCTGTGGTGATTGTGGATGACAGAGGGCGATCCTCTGGGAAAGGCATTGTGGAGTTCTCAGGGAAGCCTGCTGCTAGGAAAGCCCTGGACAGATGTAGTGATGGCTCTTTCCTGCTGACGAC ATTCCCTCGGCCTGTGACTGTGGAGCCCATGGATCAATATGATGACGAAGAGGGGCTACCAGAAAAACTTGTCATCAAAAACCAGCAGTATCACAA GGAGCGTGAGCAACCTCCTCGATTTGCACAGCCTGGCAGCTTTGAGTATGAGTATGCCATGCGTTGGAAGGCTCTAATAGagatggagaagcagcagcaagaacagGTAGACCGTAACATCAAGGAAGCTCGAGAGAAgctggaaatggaaatggaagCAGCTCGCCATGAGCACCAAGTTATGCTCATGAGGCAAG ATTTAATGAGACGCCAGGAAGAACTGAGGAGGATGGAGGAATTGCATAACCAGGAAGTACAGAAACGTAAACAGTTGGAAATCAG GCAAGAGGAAGAACGCAGGCGCCGTGAGGAAGAAATGAgaaggcagcaggaagagaTGATGAGACGCCAGCAGGAAGGCTTCAAGGGGAACTTTGCTGATGCG AGGGAGCCACCAGACATGCGAATGGGACAGATGGGTATGGGAG gtaCCATTGGCATGAACAATAGAGGAGCCATGGGTGGTACCAACGTTCCTGCTGCTGCGCCTCCTGCAGCTGGTCCTGGAGCTATGATACCTGATGGAGCCATGGGAATG ACTCCACCACCGCCTGCAGATCGCTTTGGGCAGGGCAGCACGATGGAAGGCCTGGGAGCGATGGGAGGAAACCCTCCTGCCTTCAACAGAGGAAATCCAGGGGGTGAATTTGGCCCCAACAAACGTCGCAGATACTAA
- the LOC100547676 gene encoding rho-related GTP-binding protein RhoG-like, with amino-acid sequence MQTIKCVVVGDGAVGKTCLLISYTTNAFPEEYIPTVFDNYSAQMTVDGRTVSLNLWDTAGQEEYDRLRTLSYPQTNVFVICFSIGSPSSYANVRHKWHPEVSHHCPNVPILLVGTKRDLRNDLETVKKLKEQSLAPTTPQQGTSLAKQIGAVKYLECSALNQEGVREVFAEAVRAVLYPVTKKNTRKCVLL; translated from the coding sequence ATGCAGACCATAAAGTGCGTAGTTGTTGGAGATGGCGCTGTGGGAAAAACTTGCCTTCTCATCAGCTATACCACCAACGCCTTCCCAGAAGAGTACATCCCCACTGTGTTTGACAACTACAGTGCCCAAATGACTGTGGATGGCCGGACGGTTAGCCTGAATCTCTGGGACACTGCAGGCCAGGAGGAATACGACCGTCTGCGCACGCTCTCGTATCCTCAAACCAATGTGTTTGTCATCTGTTTCTCCATTGGCAGCCCGTCTTCCTATGCAAACGTGAGGCACAAGTGGCATCCTGAAGTTTCTCACCACTGTCCCAATGTTCCCATTCTTTTAGTGGGCACGAAGAGAGACTTGAGAAACGACCTGGAAACAGTTAAAAAGTTAAAAGAGCAAAGCTTGGCTCCCACTACCCCACAACAGGGGACTTCACTGGCTAAACAAATTGGAGCAGTCAAATATTTGGAGTGCTCAGCCTTGAATCAGGAGGGTGTTCGGGAGGTGTTTGCTGAAGCTGTGCGTGCAGTTCTTTATCCTGTGACAAAGAAGAACACAAGGAAATGTGTCTTATTGTAG
- the ITGB1BP2 gene encoding integrin beta-1-binding protein 2: MALLCYNKGCGQRFDPEHNSEDSCLYHPGVPIFHDALKGWSCCKKRTTDFSEFLSIKGCTKGFHSKEKPPEPSQEETSDKPKAKPMAEIIVQGPKSAEKMQRERPSSDEPRQLLPIKVSRSLEQALEKLSLSPNNKEPRGDCAGEAAAQVRAGTTCKNSACKAIYQGPESNTEVCTFHPGVPVFHEGMKYWSCCGIRTTDFSAFLEQPGCSTGRHCWMGKADKKAVSCRQDWHQTSSQVVVTIYGKNPLPTLSSVKANRTVLEVHVIFEGNKIFQAELDLWGVIETEKSFVSMVPSKVEITLCKAGPGAWARLEHPQSKACARDEPEKAAASAEEPEEDSDDSLSWSEEEDEEMEAANSAALQRGFGESSAGADGALSSP, encoded by the exons ATGGCGCTGCTGTGCTACAACAAGGGCTGTGGGCAGAGGTTTGATCCTGAGCACAACTCCGAGG aTTCCTGCCTGTATCACCCGGGTGTCCCCATCTTCCACGATGCCCTGAAG GGCTGGTCTTGCTGCAAGAAGCGCACAACAGACTTCTCTGAGTTCCTCTCCATTAAG GGATGCACAAAGGGGTTTCACAGCAAGGAGAAGCCTCCTGAGCCTTCCCAGGAAGAGACCTCAGACAAGCCAAAGGCCAAGCCAATGGCAGAGATCATCGTCCAAGGACCAAAATCAGCTGAGAAGATGCAGCGGGAAAGACCAAG CTCTGATGAGCCACGACAACTGCTGCCAATCAAAGTATCTAGATCTCTCGAGCAAGCACTGGAGAAACTGAGCCTGTCTCCCAACAACAAGGAGCCCAGGGGCGACTGTGCAG gggaggcAGCTGCCCAGGTTAGAGCTGGCACCACCTGCAAGAACTCAGCCTGCAAGGCG ATCTACCAGGGCCCAGAGAGCAACACAGAGGTTTGTACTTTCCACCCTGGTGTTCCCGTCTTCCACGAGGG GATGAAGTActggagctgctgtgggatCAGAACGACGGACTTCAGTGCCTTCCTGGAGCAGCCGGGCTGCAGCACGGGGCGGCACTGCTGGATGGGAAAGGCG GACAAGAAGGCGGTGTCATGCAGGCAGGACTGGCACCAAACCAGCAGCCAAGTGGTGGTGACAATCTACGGCAAGAACCCTCTGCCCACTCTCAGCAGTGTGAAGGCCAACCGCACTGTG CTTGAAGTTCACGTCATCTTCGAAGGGAATAAGATTTTCCAGGCAGAACTTGATCTCTGGGGG GTCATCGAAACAGAGAAGAGCTTTGTGAGCATGGTCCCCTCCAAGGTGGAGATCACGCTCTGTAAGGCCGGCCCCGGGGCCTGGGCCAGGCTGGAACATCCCCAGAGCAAGGCCTGCGCTCGGGACGAGCCGGAAAAGGCGGCAGCGAGCGCGGAGGAGCCCGAGGAGGACTCGGATGACAGCCTGAGCTGGTCAGAGGAGGAGGACGAAGAGATGGAAGCAGCCAACAGCGCGGCGCTGCAGAGGGGCTTTGGCGAgagctctgcaggagcagacGGAGCCCTGAGCAGCCCGTAG
- the NONO gene encoding non-POU domain-containing octamer-binding protein isoform X2, which translates to MQGNKGFNMDKQNHAPRKQHQHQHQQHPPPSIPANGQQANSQNEGLTIDLKNFRKPGEKTFTQRSRLFVGNLPPDITEEEMRKLFEKYGKAGEVFIHKDKGFGFIRLETRTLAEIAKVELDNMPLRGKQLRVRFACHSASLTVRNLPQFVSNELLEEAFSVFGQVERAVVIVDDRGRSSGKGIVEFSGKPAARKALDRCSDGSFLLTTFPRPVTVEPMDQYDDEEGLPEKLVIKNQQYHKEREQPPRFAQPGSFEYEYAMRWKALIEMEKQQQEQVDRNIKEAREKLEMEMEAARHEHQVMLMRQDLMRRQEELRRMEELHNQEVQKRKQLEIRQEEERRRREEEMRRQQEEMMRRQQEGFKGNFADAREPPDMRMGQMGMGGTIGMNNRGAMGGTNVPAAAPPAAGPGAMIPDGAMGMTPPPPADRFGQGSTMEGLGAMGGNPPAFNRGNPGGEFGPNKRRRY; encoded by the exons ATGCAGGGCAACAAAGGCTTCAACATGGACAAACAGAACCACGCGCCGCGgaagcagcaccagcaccaacACCAGCAGCACCCGCCGCCCTCCATCCCCGCCAACGGGCAGCAGGCCAACAGTCAGA ATGAAGGCCTGACCATCGACCTGAAGAATTTCCGGAAACCTGGGGAAAAAACCTTCACCCAAAGAAGCCGCCTCTTTGTGGGCAATCTGCCCCCAGACATTACAGAGGAAGAGATGAGAAAGTTGTTTGAGAAGTATGGCAAGGCAGGGGAAGTCTTCATACACAAGGACAAAGGCTTTGGCTTTATCAGGCTG GAAACTCGCACTCTGGCAGAGATTGCAAAAGTGGAACTAGACAACATGCCTCTCCGTGGGAAGCAGCTCAGAGTGCGCTTTGCGTGCCACAGCGCATCGCTGACAGTCAGGAACCTGCCTCAGTTCGTGTCCAATGAGCTCCTGGAGGAAGCCTTCTCTGTGTTTGGCCAGGTGGAAAGGGCTGTGGTGATTGTGGATGACAGAGGGCGATCCTCTGGGAAAGGCATTGTGGAGTTCTCAGGGAAGCCTGCTGCTAGGAAAGCCCTGGACAGATGTAGTGATGGCTCTTTCCTGCTGACGAC ATTCCCTCGGCCTGTGACTGTGGAGCCCATGGATCAATATGATGACGAAGAGGGGCTACCAGAAAAACTTGTCATCAAAAACCAGCAGTATCACAA GGAGCGTGAGCAACCTCCTCGATTTGCACAGCCTGGCAGCTTTGAGTATGAGTATGCCATGCGTTGGAAGGCTCTAATAGagatggagaagcagcagcaagaacagGTAGACCGTAACATCAAGGAAGCTCGAGAGAAgctggaaatggaaatggaagCAGCTCGCCATGAGCACCAAGTTATGCTCATGAGGCAAG ATTTAATGAGACGCCAGGAAGAACTGAGGAGGATGGAGGAATTGCATAACCAGGAAGTACAGAAACGTAAACAGTTGGAAATCAG GCAAGAGGAAGAACGCAGGCGCCGTGAGGAAGAAATGAgaaggcagcaggaagagaTGATGAGACGCCAGCAGGAAGGCTTCAAGGGGAACTTTGCTGATGCG AGGGAGCCACCAGACATGCGAATGGGACAGATGGGTATGGGAG gtaCCATTGGCATGAACAATAGAGGAGCCATGGGTGGTACCAACGTTCCTGCTGCTGCGCCTCCTGCAGCTGGTCCTGGAGCTATGATACCTGATGGAGCCATGGGAATG ACTCCACCACCGCCTGCAGATCGCTTTGGGCAGGGCAGCACGATGGAAGGCCTGGGAGCGATGGGAGGAAACCCTCCTGCCTTCAACAGAGGAAATCCAGGGGGTGAATTTGGCCCCAACAAACGTCGCAGATACTAA